In the genome of Deinococcus radiopugnans ATCC 19172, the window CGCGCATCGACGCGGCCTTCCCGCCCGGCGTGGCGACGGGAGCGCGCTACGGGCAGATTCAGGCGGTCAAGCGGTAGGCCGCGCGCCATCTGACGCTGCCCTACACGCTGACCAGCCCCAGCCCAATCCCGCGCGCCACCGCCCCGGCGCGGCTCTGGACGCCCAGCTTGGAATACAGCGAGGCGACGTGGAACTTGACCGTGCTTTCCGACACGCCCAGGTCACGGGCGGCGCGCTTGTTGCTCAGGCCCAGGGCCAGCAGGTTCAGCACGTCCCGTTCGCGCGGTGTCAGGGTCACACCGGTCAGGGGGCCTTCGGCGTCCTCGTCCGGATCGTCGGGCAGGCCCACCTGACCCGGCAGCAGCACCGCCAGCCCCGCCGCCGCGCCCAGCACGCCGGCCAGCACCTCGGCGGGGGTGGCGTCGGCGGGCAGGGCGGCCCAGCCTCCAGTCAGGAGTTCGGACAGCCGCGCGGCCCAGGTGGGTGAGCCCAGCGCCACCACGGCGGGCGCGTCGGCCAGCGCCCCGCTGTCGGTCAGCCAGGCATCGTCCACCAGCAGCACGTCCGCTTCGGCCTCCTGCTCTTGGGCCTCCTGCACCACCGGAAAGCCCGCCGAGGACAGGAGGGCGGCCAGCCCCGCCGCCATCACCGCGCTGCCCACCGCGATCCGCACGCTGGGCAGCAGGGTCAGGGGCGCGGTCATGCCCCATGCTAAGGGGGCTGGCGGCCCCGCGAGACCAGCTGCCCTGGCTGCCTCGCCCTGACCTGTCTGGCCTCGCGCCGGCTGACCCGCCTGCGTCTGGCCCATGCTCAGCGCTCGCCGATCACCAGCGTCACGTCGTGTTCCTGGCCGCCGCGCAGGATGCGGGCGCTGACGCTCTGCCCGGCCCGCTCGCGGACGCGCCCCAGCAGTTCCGGCGGACGGCGCACCGGCTGGCCGTCCAGCGACAGCAGCACGTCGCCCACCAGCAGTCCAGCCTGGGCGGCGGGGCTGCCGTCCTCGACACTGACCACGGTCAGGCCCACCCTGCCGCCCTGGCCCCAGCGCCCCCGGCCACCCCAGGGGCCACGCTCCCAGTTCCCGCGCTCCCAGCCGCCGCGTCCACGGCCGCCGCCCCAGCCCTCGCGGCCCTGGCCCCACTCGCCCCGGCCTCTGCCGGGGCCACGGTTGGGAGGCCCGTTGTCGGCGCCGATCTGCGGTTCCGGCCCATCCGTCTGTGGAAACATCACCGGCTGGGTGGCAATGCCCAGATAGCCGCGTGGCACGCGCCCAGTGCTGCCCAGCAGCCCGGCCACCTTCAGGGCGCGGTCAGCGGGAACGGACAGCAGTTCGCCGCGCGCGACGCCTGCGTTCAGCACGCCCACCAGACCGCCGCGTGCGTCCACCAGCGCGCCGCCGCTGACCCCCCGGAAGGGCGCCGCGCCGCTGGGCAGCCAGCCCCGGGCGCGGCCCTCCCCGGTGGGCTGCCACTCCAGCAGGCCCAGCGTCGCCTGGACGCCGTGCGGGGGACGGCCCACCGCCAGCAACAACTCGCCCACGCGCACGCCCCCACTGGCCCCCAGGGCCGGCAGGTTCAGCCCTTCTACCCGCAGCAGCGCCAGATCGCTGGCCGGGTCACGGCCCGCCACCGCAGCGCTCAGCTCACGCCCGTCGTGGGTGACCACGCTGACCTCCTCGCCGTGCAGGACATGCGCCACGGTCAGCACCAGCCCGTCGCCGATCACCGTGCCGCTGATGGGCCGCTCGGCGCGGACAGAAACGATACTCGTAGACACGGCTTCTACCGCGTCGGCCACTAAGTTCGATAGCTCAGAAAAATTTGTCATGCCCCCATGGTGCGCTTCGGGCCAAAAAGGCGCGCCGGGCGAATGGTGGGGGCGTGCCCCTGGCCGAATGGGGGAGGGAAGCGCTCCGCATCCGGCTCAGATAGCATCTGCGACATGCCCCTGACCCTCTCCGTGCTGAGCGGCACCTACGCCGTGTGCCAGCTTCCCGCCGACGCCGCCCCGCCCGCCTGGGCTTACGCGGGCGAGTTCTGGAGCGTGACCCGCGTGCCCGGCGAACTGTCGGTGGTCTGCGCTGCGGAGGGCGTGCCAGCGGGGGTGCGGGCCGAGCGGGGCTGGGCGGCGCTGCGGCTGCACGGCCCCTTCGAGTTCACGCTGACCGGCATCCTGGCCGGCGTGCTGAACCCGCTGCGGGACGCGGGCGTGGGCATTTTCGCCCTGTCCACTTTCGACACCGATTACGTGTTGGTGGCGCAGCCGCGTCTGACCGAGGCGGTGACGGCCCTGCGCGCGGCAGGCCATACGGTTACCGACTGAAGAGGTTCCGCCGCAGCACGAACTGAATCACCGGCACCAGCGCGCCCCGGTATTCCTGCGGGCTGCCCTGCCCAATTTCCGTGAAGCCCAGCCGCCGCATCAGCGCCCGCGAACGCAGGTTGGGCGCGTGAACCTCGGCGGTGACCGTCTGCAGGCCCAGGTCAGCGAAGGCGTGTGCCAGCGTCAGCCGTCCGGCCTGGAGGCCCAGGCCCTGACCCCACAGCGCCCGCTCCCCGATGGCAATGCCGAACTCGGCGCTGTCTCCGGTAAACCCCGCCAGATCGGTGTAACCCACCAGCACGCCGTCCACCGTGATGCCGTGGCGCAGCAATTCCGGCGGCGTCAGCGTCAGCAGGCCCCGCCAGTGCTGGCGGATGTGCTCGGCGGGCAAGCCCACCGGCCAGTCGATGGCGAGGCAGAACTCTTCGTCCGCGCCCCAGCGCACCGCGCTTTCCTCGTCGCCGGGCCGCAACGGGCGCAGGCGCACGTCGGCTATGGCCACAGCCCGTCCAGAATTTGGGCCGCCGAACCCTCCTGACCCTGGGCCACGCCTTCCCCGGCCCACAGGCTCAGCACGTCCGCGCGGCCGGCTGCGGCCCCCGCTGCACGCATGGGACGGGTCAACGCGTTCTGAAAAGGATAGGGCAGAGGCTGCCCAATTCCCTCCGTGACGGCGTTTCTCAGGCCCCGCGCCGTTCTTCCGCTGAAGGCGCGGGTCAGGACGGTGTCGCCTGCCTTCGCCGCTGCCAGCGCGGCCCGGTACGGCGCGGACGTCCCGGCCTCCGTCGCCCGCAGAAACGCCGTGCCGCACTGTGCGAGGCTGGCCCCGGCCTCCAGCACGGCGCGCACATCTCCCGCTGTCATCAGCCCGCCCGCCGCGATCAGGGGCGTGCGGACGCTCCCGGCTGCCGCACGGGTCAGCGCCAGCGTGTCGGCCAGCTCATCTTCCAGCCAGCCGCCCCGGTGGCCGCCCGCCGCGCCGCCCTGCACCACGGTGGCGTCCACCCCGTCGGCCTCCAGCTGCCGCGCCTCCTCCAGCCCCGTCGCCGTGCCGATCACCAGAATCCCGCGTTCCCGTAGCGCCTCCATTTGACGCGCCGTCAGCCGCCCGAAGGTGAAGGAGAGAACGGCGGGGCGAAGCTCCAGGACGGCGTCCAGCTGTGCGCCGAAGTCTATGTCCGCCTGGGTGGTCAGGGCAGGCGGCGGCAGGCCCAGATCACTGTGGAAAGGGGCCAGTTCGGCGGTGGCCTGCTCCACTTCCAGCTCTGTGGGCTGCACGCTGGGCTGCGGCGCGAACAGGTTGACGGCGAACGGCCCCCGCGTCAGCCGCCGCACCGCCGCCCCTGCTTCCAGAATCTGTGCGGGCGTCAGGTACGCCGCGCCCAGGCTGCCCAGCCCGCCCGCGTGGCTGACGGCGGCGGCCAGTTCCGGGGTGCCCGGCCCGCCCGCCATCGGGGCCAGGACGATGGGCCGCAGGTTCAGCCGCTGCATGATGGAAGGCATGCCCAGACTGTAGCCTGCCCGGACTGTGGTCGCCGCCTCCCACCCGTTCCGCGCCCTGACCGCCTACCGCCGCGCCGCCTATGCCGGGCAGCCCGCACCCCGGCGGCAGTTCATGGCGCGTGAGTTCATGCTGGACCTGCTGGAGCGGGTCGGCGAACGGCTGCCGCTGGAGGACGCCCCGGATCTGCCCTGGGCGCTGGCCGAGCGGGTGCATGACCCGGCGTATCTGGCCCGCTGGCGGGGCGGCGAGGTCACCCGCGCCGAGGAACGCGCGCTGGGCTTTCCCTGGACGCCCGCCGTCGTGGAGCGCGGCCTGGGCAGCAGCGGGGCCACCCTGGCGGCCACCCGCGACGCGCTGCGGGTGGGGCTGGGCCTCAACTTCGGCGGCGGCACCCACCACGCCTACGCCGATCACGCCGAGGGTTTTTCCTTCCTGAACGACGTGGTGATCAGCGCCCGCTGGCTGTTGGACAGCGGACACGCCCGCCGCATCCTGATCCTGGATCTGGACGTGCATCAGGGCAACGGCACGGCGTCCATGCTGGCGCAGGAGGCGCGGACGCTGACCGTCAGCCTGCACGGCGCGAACAACTACCCGTTCACCAAGGAAACGGCAGGCCTGAACGTCGCCCTGCCCGACGGCACCGGGGACGCGGCGTACCTGGCGGCGCTGGACGATCAGGTGGCCCCTGCCGTGGCCGCCTTTCGCCCCGATTTCGTCTTCTATCTGGCGGGAGCGGACGTGCTCGCGGGCGATCAGCTGGGCAAGCTGGCCCTGAGCGTGGACGGCGTGCGCCAGCGGGACGAACGGGTGTTTGCCTGGGCCGCCCGCGCCCGCCTGCCGCTGGTCACGGTGATGGCCGGAGGCTACAACCGCGATCCGCAGCGGCTCATCGCGGCACGGCTGGGGACGGTGGAGGCGGCGCTGGGGGCGTTCAGCAGGGCGAAAGGCCGTGACGCTGTGGGATTTCTACACCAGTCTTAGCGCATTTGTCCAAATTACGGCATCAGAGGAGAAGACTTTTGCTGCCTCCATTCTCTGCTCCGCAGCTTTGCAAGTCCCAACTGCTCGTCGAAATTCACTCACTCTCTGCGAGCTGTGCCAGTCCGTTCGGTCAAAAGTGAACAGCTCTTTTGACAAATGCTCTAGAACCGCAGTTCCACGCCCACGCCCGCGCCAAATCCGCTGGCGGTGCCGCTTCTCACGTAGGCCCGCCACCCGGCTGGCCCCAGCAGCGGCCCGCGCACGCCACCCTCGGCGTAGACCCCGAAGCGGTTCACATATTCCCCTCCAGCCGTGGCGAAGGCGTCCACCCGCGTGATGGGCAGGTTGATGTCCCGCATCGTGGCGCCCAGCGCGTACCGGTTGGCGTTGGTGTTTTTCCAGGCTTTCTCGGCCGCCCCCTCGATGCCCAGCGTGCCCAGGATCGGCACCCGGAACACCGAGCCGCCCGCGTGCAGGCCGTAACCGCGCGTCGTGGCGTCCACCCCGGCCCACGCGGTGGCCGCCGAGGCACTGGCAGGAAGGGCGAGGGCGGCGGCCAACAGCAGGGGGCGCAGGTTCATGCGCTCAGGGTAACGGGTGGGCATGAGGGGGGTGGGCGCGGCGCTCTCACCGTGTTCCTCTTTCCAGCTGACCTCTTACCCGTTCAGCCGCACGCCCGCCACCGTCGCCAGCATGCGGAAGGTCTGGAACAGGTGGTAGGCGTTCTCACTGCTCCAGCCCACGGTCACGGCGTCCACCCGCGTCACGCCCGGCACGCGGGCACAGGCGTCGGCGCGGGCCTGGTGGTCAAAGGACAGCTGACACGGCGCGGGCCAGCGGGTGGTGTAGGGCTGGGCATTTTGGGCCGCCCGCACCGCCTGTTCGGCCCCCTCGCGGATGCGCCGCTGCGCTTCGGCAGGGTGCAGGTGAATGGCGGCGTAGGTGCTCAGCCCCTCCTTGACGGCCACGGTGACCACCCCTTCCCCCAGTTCGGCCGTGATCTCGGCCATCGCCACGTCGTCGCCGCAGGCAAAGACCACGGGTACGTCGTAATGCCCGGCCACCAGCGCGTTCAGGCCGTACTCGCCGGTGTCGATGCCGCCCACCCGGACGTTGCGGATAAAGCCGTTCCAGGTGTGCGCCAGCGGGCCGCGCGGGCTGCCGGCGCGGGCGTGGTAGCCCACGAACAGCAAGGCGCCCACGCCGTCCTCCTGCACGCCCTGCACCATGCTCAGAGGTTTGTCGTTGCCGCTGGTGAAGCGCACCCCCTGGGGCAGCAGTTCGGGAATCAGGTTCCGCATGGTGTCGTGGCTGTCGTTGACCAGCACGTCCGTCGCGCCGCCCATCAGGGCGCCCTCGGCGGCGGCGGCGGCTTCCAGGGTCATGCGCTCGCGGGCCGCCTGGTACTCGGTGCCGTTCACCAGACCGCCGAACTCCGGCGGGCTGACCTGCACCCACGACGCCACGCCGCACACGCCCTCCATATCCACGCTGATCACGACTTTCATGCGGGTCAGTGTAGGGGGTTGCAGCGGCAAACGTGTGGGCGGTGGTCGGCGCGCGCAGTGGGGCAGACGCGGCGCGGGGAAGCGGACATCCCGGCCCGGCAACCATCGACGGACAACCATTAATCCCTGTCGGGGGCGTGCTAGCCTCATATGTTATGAGCCGCGTTTCCCTGAAATCCGCCCGCGAAATCGAGGCCATGCGCCGTGCGGGGGCGCTGGTCGCCGAAACCTTCCGAGTCCTGGATCCCTTCGTCAAACCCGGCGTGACCCTGGCCGAGCTGGACCGCATCGCCGAGGAACACATCCGCAAGGCCGGGGCCACACCCGCCTACCTGGGCTACGGCCCGCGCAACAATCCCTTTCCCGCCACCATCTGCGCCAGCGTCAACGAGGTAATCTGCCACGGCATTCCCGACGGGCGCGAATTGAAAGAGGGCGACATCATCGGCGTCGACATCGGCGTGCTGATGGACGGGGTCTACGGCGACGCCTGCTACACCTACACGGTGGGGCGCGTGACCCCCGAGATTCAGGCGCTGGTGGACACCACCCGCGAGGCGTTGACCGCCGGACTGGGCGTGGTGCGGCCCAATGCCCGCACCGGCGACATCGGCCACGCCATCCAGACGCTGGCCGAGGGGCGCGGCTACGGCGTGGTGCGCGAGTACACCGGCCACGGCATCGGCAAGCGCCTGCACGAGGAACCCACCATCTACCACCACGGGGCGCGCTACACCGGCCTGAAACTGCAGCCCGGCATGGTCTTTACCATCGAGCCGATGATCAACCTGGGCCGCCCCGAAACCCGCCTGCTGGACGACCGCTGGACCGTGATCACCGCCGACAAGCTGCCCAGCGCCCAGTTCGAGCACACGCTGGTGGTCACGCCCAGGGGCCACGAAATCCTGACCCTGTGACGCCCGCCCCGCAAACGAAGCCCCCCAGCCCGCCGAAGTTCCCACGCGGCGGCCTGCGGACCCTCACCCCGGCCGAGCTGGAGGACGAATCGGTCTTTCGGGGCGGCGTCATGGAGGGCGGTTCGCTGGATGCGGGCACGCTGCAGACCGTCTCCTTCGAGGGCTGCGTCTTCCGCGAGGTCAACCTGAGCGGCGTGGCGTGGAACCTGATCCGCCTGAAGGACGTGCGTTTCGAGGGCTGTGACCTGAGCGGCGCACGCTGGACCGAGGCAGCGCTGGAGCGCGTGCAGTTCACCGACTGCCGCCTGACCGGCCTGCAACTGCCAGGGGCGGTGCTGCGCCATGTCCGCCTGACCCGCGCGCTGGCCCCGCTGTCGCTGTGGCCGGAAGTGGACTCCAAACACCTGTGGCTGGAAGACTGTGATCTGACCGAGGCGGTGTTCATGGACGCCAAACTGCCCGGCGCGGTGTTCCGGGCCTGTGTTCTGGGCAAGACCGAGTTTCACGGCGCGGGGCTGGAGGGGGCCGATCTGCGCGGCTCAGACCTTCAGGGCGTCCGCGTGGGCCTGCGGGAACTGGCGGGGGTGAGCGTCGAACCTGTTCAGCTGCTGGAACTGGCCCACCTGCTGGGCGTGCGGGTGCAGGAGTTGCCGGAGAACGCCTGAGCCTAGGCCCGCACCCGCGCGCCCACCGTCTCGAAGCGTTCGCCCAGAAAATGCCCCTGCGTCAGCAGCCGGTCCGCCGAGGCGTGGTGCTGGCCCAGTGCCCCCGCCACGCCGGCGTTGATCAGCTCCAGCTGTTCGCGCAGCAGGGCCTCGGCGCTCTGCCCGCGCTCGTTCAGGCGGGCGCGGGCGGCGGCGGTCAGGTTCAGGTACGCCCGCAGGGTGGCGGGCAGATACTCGGCGTGGGCCTGCCGGATCAGATAGGTGGTGTGGGCATCCAGCGGCCCGGCGTCCAGCGCGTCCTGCAGGCGGCACAGCAGCGCCAGGGCGTACAGGCGGTGCGGTTCGGGCAGCCTCAGGGCCAGGTCGGCGGCGCTGTCGCCCTGGGCGGCGGGGGCGCTGCCTTCCGGCTGCCGCCGGTCCGGCTGGCGCAACACTTCCAGCCGGTGACGGTGGATCATCTGGCGGCGCAGCAGGGGAAAGGCGAAGATGCTGCCAAAGAAAAAAAGAGGAACCAGGACTTCTTCCACGGATGTAACCTCCTGTCGGTTGAGGCTGACGCTACCGGTCCCCGGAGATGCTGGCGTCCCTCCAAAGGCGGAGGCACCTGCGCCACCCCAGGGGGCGTCCACTGGGGGAATTGCCCGCTGGACCGCCGTCGCCTAGACTCTGGGCGATTCAGTTCCTGGAGGAACCCCAGCCTTGGAAACCCTGCGCGTCTCTGCTACATCCCGTCCCAACGCCATCGCCGGGGCGATTGCCGCTCTGCTGCGGTCCCAGGGCGGCGTGGAAATTCAGGCCATCGGCCCGGCGGCCGTCAACCAGACGGTCAAGGCGCTGGCGATTGCGCGCGGCTACCTGGTGAACGACGGGCTCGACCTGTGCGCCCAGCCGGAATTCGTCAAGCTGGACGTGCAGCACGAGGAACGCACCGCCCTGAAGTTCATGGTGCGGGCGCAGCCCAAGGCCGCCGGCTGACCGCGCCTCAGACCCCGCAGCGGGGCGGCGGACGTGAATCCGGCCCCGCCCCGTTCTCATAAAACCTGAGTGTGGGACGCTAAGATATTGGTGGCGAAAGCTCTGGTCTCACCGGGGTGCACGCCGCGTTTGTCTCTCTGTCACTGGCTGGCCCCGTTTCAGGGCCGCGCCTCACTTCCCGGAGGAAGTTTCCCTATGTTTCTTGGCCCCTACACCCCTCTGATTCTGATCGTGTTCGTGGCTTCGCTGCTGATCCAGGGCTATCTGAGCAGCACCTACAAAAAGTGGGGCAAGGTCCGCAACGCCCGTGGCCTGACCGGCGCGGAAGTGGCCCGCATGATGCTCGACGAGAACGGCCTGCAGGGCGTGCCGGTGCAGGCGGTGCGCGGCAACCTGACCGATCACTACGATCCCGGCAAGAAGACCGTCAACCTGAGCGAAAGTGTGTTCGGCGTCGCCAGCGTCGGCGCGATGGCGGTGGCCGCCCACGAGGTCGGTCACGCCCTGCAGGACAAGGTCCGGATGCCCGCGCTGGTGCTGCGCGGCAAAATGGCCGTGCCGCTGAGCCTGGGCATGAACCTGGCCCCGTGGCTGCTGCTGGCGGGCATCTTCTTGCAACTGTCCGGTCTGTTGTGGCTGGGCGTGATCCTGTTCGGCGCAGCCCTGATCTTTCATGTGGTGACGCTGCCGGTGGAATTTGACGCCAGCCGCCGGGCGCTGGCCTACCTGGACAGCCGGGGCCTCAACGGCACAGTGCAGGGCCAGAACGGCGCGAAGAACGTGCTGACCGCCGCCGCCCTGACCTACGTGGCCGGCTTCGCGATGGCGCTGGTGCAGTTCCTGAACATCCTGGGCATTGCCCGCAACAGCGACTGACACCCGGCACTCCGAACACCGATTCAAAACGAAACAGGCGGCCTCCATATGGGGCCGCCCGTTCTATATGGGGGGTGCGGGTTAAACGTTGAAGCCGAACATCCGCATCTGGCGCTTGCCGTCCTCGGTCATCTTGTCCGGTCCCCACGGCGGGGTCCACACGAATTCCACGTTCACGTCGTTCACGCCGTCCAGGCGGCCCACGGCCATCTCGGCGTCGGCGCGGATCAGGTCCTGCACCGGGCAGCCCACGCTGGTCAGGGTCATGGTGATGTCCACCAGTCCGCCTTCCTGCACGTCCACGCCGTAGATCAGGCCCAGATCCACCACGTTCACCGGAATCTCGGGGTCCTTGACGATCTTCAGGGCCTCGCGGACCTGTTCCTCGGTGGGCAGGGCGCCCGCCGGGGCGGCAGAGGCCTGCACGTTCTGTTCAGTGTCCATCAGTTCGCTTCTCCTTTGACTGCGGTGCCCTCGGTGGGCAGACCGGCCTCGGCCCAGGCCAGCGTGCCGCCGCCCAGGTTGACCACGCGGTCATAGCCGTGTTGCGTCAGGTACTCGCCGGCACGGGCGCTGCGGGCGCCGCTGCGGCAGATCATCACCAGTTCGCGGTCTTTGGGCAGTTCCGAGAACCGGCTTTCCAGCTCGCTCAGCGGCAGCAGCGTGGCCCCCTCGGCGCGCAGTTCGTCGTACTCGTTCTGCTCGCGGACGTCAACCAGCATGGCGCCCTGCTTGACGCGGTCCTGACCTTCTTGCGGGGTGATGTCTTCCATACCAGCAGCATAACCGAGTCCTCCGGGCGGAATGTGCCCGCGGTCCGCCGGCGCTGGCCTATGCTGCGCCCATGCCCCTGCCCGAAGGCGTGACCGTCATCGACCTGCGCCCCGCCGAGCTGCGCTTTGCCCAGCCGCTGGAACCGCTGCTGAGCGGCCGGCCTGTCCTGGCCCTCTCGCTGGACCAGATCGAGGACGGCGCGCACGGCCTGACCCCGGCCAGCGGGCCGCTGCTGGTGATCTGCGAGCGGGGCGTGCGCTCCGGGCTGGCGGCGCGGTACCTGCGGGCCGACGGGCTGGAGGCCGAGGCCTATCCGGGCGGGGTTCCGGCCCTGCTGCGCGAGACCCGGTAGCCGGGCTGCCGGGCACCACCTTTGCGCGCCCCCGGTCCTGTCTTCTCCCTGACCTTCCCCTACACTGACCCCCATGTCTGCGCCTGTCTCCACACTGCCCTCCGGCTTTATTTCGGCCGACGATGTCTTGCACGACCGCCTCGGCGCCTCCGAAGTCCGCCGTCTGGAACTGCACTACGGCAACGCCGAGCTGCTGTACGGGCTGGAATTGCTGGGCGTGGCCGGACCTTTTTCGCGCGTGACGCCGTGGGAACTGGAAGACGAGAACGGCGTGCGGCGCATCAATGCCAGCGGCTACGCCGCCACCCCGTTCGGCGAGATGCCCCCGGTGCTGACCGACTTTCTGCACGGGTTTCTGGACCACAACCGCTCGATGGGCCTGCCGCAGCAGTCCAGCGCCCCATGGCGCGCGGCGCTGGAAGCCAACCTGATCCGGCTGCTGGCCCGCGAACTGCCCAGCCACGCCGACTCGCAGGTCTTCTTCTGCTCCAGCGGCACCGAGGCGGTGGAGGGGGCGCTGAAGTTCGCCAAGGCGTTCCGGCCCGATTCCAAGTTCCAGATCTCCTTCGGCAGCGGCTACCACGGCAAGACGCTGGGCAGCCTGAGCCTGACGCCCAACCCGGAATACCAGGACATCTTCCGCCCGCTGGTGCCGGGGGCGCTGACCGTGCCGTACGGCGACCTCGACGCCCTCAAGGCGCTGATCCGGCGCGTCGGCCCCGACAAGATCACCTGCGTCATCGTGGAACCCATCCAGGGCGAGGGCGGCGTGAACATTCCGCCGCCGGGCTTCCTGAGCGGGCTGGGCGAGTACTGCCGCAAACACGGCATCGTGGTGATCGCCGACGAGATCCAGACCGGGCTGGGGCGCACCGGCCACTGGTTCGAGTCGGCGGCGCAGGGGCTGGACCCCGACATCATCACCCTCGCCAAGCCGCTGGGCGGCGGCATGACGGCGGTGGGCGCCACCATCGCCCGCCACGACATCTACAAGAAGATGCTGGGCGGCCTGAGCAGCAAGCGC includes:
- a CDS encoding aspartate aminotransferase family protein encodes the protein MSAPVSTLPSGFISADDVLHDRLGASEVRRLELHYGNAELLYGLELLGVAGPFSRVTPWELEDENGVRRINASGYAATPFGEMPPVLTDFLHGFLDHNRSMGLPQQSSAPWRAALEANLIRLLARELPSHADSQVFFCSSGTEAVEGALKFAKAFRPDSKFQISFGSGYHGKTLGSLSLTPNPEYQDIFRPLVPGALTVPYGDLDALKALIRRVGPDKITCVIVEPIQGEGGVNIPPPGFLSGLGEYCRKHGIVVIADEIQTGLGRTGHWFESAAQGLDPDIITLAKPLGGGMTAVGATIARHDIYKKMLGGLSSKRHSNTFGGGALAMAVGLKSLEYLIENDLPARSLELGRVGLERLRATQQNYPRLLENVRGQGLLLAMQFQPMLGVPLPGVLKELVFEATALLALRELHESGVMANLSLSSKRTVRLTPALDMPRDVFDTLFDRVDDFAKRRPVSRDLLTGTPPVLTARLAKFAASKPKKRTPSDG